The following are from one region of the Paenibacillus protaetiae genome:
- the cas3 gene encoding CRISPR-associated helicase Cas3' has translation MKDYIAHIRSSDGEIQTVEEHLLGVKQLAESYGEKLGVKHIAGLAGMLHDMGKYTNTFRTYILEAVKNPNNPPKRGSVDHSTAGGKLLYEKFHQGKFTQFHGVLAEIVGNAIISHHSYLHDFLSTDLETPYLNRMRKTEPELPQYEMSKQLFFEHVMPESEFLSYAGAAANELEAYLRKPSKESTGTRLMFLSKYIFSTLIDADRTNTRIFEEKAAAEPELDSARLFTVYYDRLMRRIESYSERADAISPINLLRREMSEQCDKFAERPSGIYSLSIPTGGGKTLASLRYALKHALSPSHPKKRIIYVVPFTTIIEQNAEEIRQILQDDVHILEHHSNVIDDDHDDDELEDGIINTRQKLKLAKDNWDSPIIFTTLVQFLNVFYAKGSRNIRKLHNLCESVIIFDEVQKVPVSCVSLFNHALNFLKTHGQSSIVLCTATQPELGIVEHNLHVEPDMEMVSDLDEVARAFKRVEIVDRATDEKWDTAMLADFVEEKIHDVRSLLVILNTRSVVKRLYRYLKGKGGSIPIYHLSTSMCAAHRTSILDAVRGHLDKEEPVLCISTQLIEAGVDISFDGVIRSLAGLDSIAQAAGRCNRHGKNGVQQVFVIDHIEEKLDKLKEIEVGKAESRNILSYMKRDPESFGGNLLSASAIKRYFQAFYADFETSLNYAVSGLDISMTELLTVEKQNSELVRSYTANKQAKLPLFIAQSYRTAAEHFNVIEDNAVSVIVPYGYGKELIATLNGGETIAELSRELKRAQHYSIGLLPYERDILSRNGGLVPLLDGKVFALRESAYSDEFGLNLDNDSEFELGFI, from the coding sequence ATGAAGGACTATATTGCGCATATTCGTTCAAGTGACGGCGAGATTCAAACAGTTGAAGAGCATCTACTGGGAGTGAAACAATTAGCCGAATCGTATGGGGAGAAGCTGGGTGTTAAGCATATAGCCGGACTGGCTGGTATGTTGCACGACATGGGGAAATATACGAATACTTTCAGGACATATATTCTGGAAGCGGTGAAGAATCCGAATAATCCTCCCAAACGGGGGAGTGTTGATCATTCGACTGCCGGCGGAAAATTACTCTATGAGAAGTTTCATCAGGGGAAGTTTACGCAGTTCCATGGGGTTCTTGCCGAGATCGTAGGCAATGCCATCATATCCCATCACTCTTATTTGCATGATTTCCTCAGTACTGATCTGGAAACCCCCTATTTGAACCGTATGCGTAAAACGGAACCGGAGCTGCCGCAATATGAGATGTCGAAACAATTGTTTTTCGAACATGTTATGCCGGAATCAGAATTTTTGTCCTATGCGGGTGCAGCTGCTAACGAGCTGGAAGCTTACTTGAGAAAACCTTCAAAGGAAAGCACTGGTACGAGATTAATGTTTCTAAGTAAATATATTTTCAGCACATTAATTGATGCTGACCGGACGAACACCAGGATCTTCGAGGAAAAAGCGGCTGCCGAGCCGGAACTGGACAGTGCTCGCCTGTTCACCGTATATTACGATCGGCTAATGAGAAGGATTGAGAGCTATTCGGAGCGGGCTGATGCAATTTCACCTATAAACCTACTGCGGAGAGAAATGTCAGAACAATGTGACAAATTCGCCGAACGGCCATCCGGCATTTATTCCTTGTCGATTCCAACGGGAGGCGGAAAGACGCTGGCTAGTTTGAGATACGCGCTAAAACATGCGCTTTCTCCATCACACCCGAAGAAACGAATCATCTATGTGGTCCCTTTTACGACTATTATTGAGCAAAATGCGGAAGAGATTCGCCAAATCCTGCAGGACGATGTTCATATTCTTGAACATCATTCGAATGTAATTGACGATGACCATGATGATGATGAGCTTGAGGATGGCATCATCAACACTCGTCAAAAGCTGAAGCTCGCTAAGGACAATTGGGACTCACCAATTATTTTCACAACGCTCGTGCAATTCTTGAACGTGTTTTATGCCAAAGGGAGCCGTAATATTCGTAAACTACATAATCTGTGTGAATCTGTCATCATATTTGATGAAGTGCAAAAAGTACCGGTCTCTTGTGTATCGCTTTTTAACCATGCGCTTAACTTTCTAAAGACGCACGGTCAGTCAAGTATCGTATTGTGCACGGCAACGCAGCCGGAGCTGGGTATTGTTGAACACAACCTGCATGTGGAGCCGGATATGGAAATGGTATCTGACTTGGACGAGGTTGCTAGAGCATTCAAGCGTGTAGAGATCGTAGACCGAGCCACGGACGAGAAGTGGGACACGGCGATGCTGGCAGATTTTGTTGAAGAGAAAATACATGATGTTCGGAGTTTGCTAGTTATTTTAAATACCAGATCGGTTGTTAAACGGTTGTATCGATATCTGAAGGGCAAAGGCGGCAGTATTCCGATTTATCATCTAAGTACATCCATGTGTGCTGCCCATCGCACCTCTATTCTTGATGCTGTTCGAGGGCATCTGGATAAGGAGGAGCCGGTGCTCTGTATTAGCACACAATTAATTGAAGCAGGTGTAGATATCAGCTTTGATGGTGTCATACGTTCATTGGCTGGCTTGGATTCTATTGCACAAGCTGCCGGACGCTGCAATCGTCATGGCAAGAATGGGGTTCAACAGGTGTTTGTTATTGATCATATTGAAGAGAAGCTGGACAAACTTAAAGAGATTGAAGTGGGGAAAGCGGAGTCTCGGAATATATTAAGCTATATGAAGCGCGATCCGGAATCGTTTGGCGGTAATTTGTTGTCGGCTTCAGCAATTAAACGATATTTTCAAGCCTTTTATGCTGACTTTGAGACGAGCTTGAATTATGCAGTTTCGGGGTTAGACATAAGCATGACGGAACTTCTAACTGTTGAGAAGCAGAACAGCGAATTAGTAAGATCCTATACCGCAAATAAGCAAGCCAAACTGCCGCTTTTTATTGCGCAAAGCTATAGGACGGCCGCTGAACATTTTAACGTCATTGAGGATAATGCTGTGTCTGTTATTGTGCCATACGGTTACGGTAAGGAGTTGATTGCAACGCTGAACGGAGGAGAAACAATAGCTGAGTTGTCCCGGGAGTTAAAACGGGCACAGCACTATTCCATTGGGTTGCTTCCTTATGAACGGGATATTTTATCCCGAAATGGCGGCCTTGTCCCGCTGCTCGATGGAAAAGTATTTGCCCTGCGAGAGAGCGCTTATAGTGATGAATTTGGTTTAAATTTAGACAATGACAGCGAGTTTGAGCTGGGTTTTATTTGA
- the cas5c gene encoding type I-C CRISPR-associated protein Cas5c, translating to MRNSIEFEVSGPYALFTDPLTKLGGEKLSYPIPTYQALKGIIESIYWKPTLLYYIDEVRIMNPIRMESKGVRPLDYSGGNTLANYTYLRDVCYRVKAHFEFNLNRPDMAFDRNENKHHNILKRSLKAGGRRDIFLGTRECQAYVEPCEFEAGKGFYDHYGDIHFGTMVHGLNYPDETGRNQLEVRLWQPVMKDGVICFIRPEECTQVRVISEMLPKRFDETNVESAIELDAQLDREVNL from the coding sequence ATGCGAAATTCGATCGAATTTGAGGTATCGGGACCTTATGCTCTATTTACTGATCCTCTGACTAAACTCGGCGGGGAAAAGTTGTCCTACCCTATTCCAACCTATCAGGCGTTGAAGGGGATTATTGAATCCATATATTGGAAGCCGACACTTCTGTATTACATTGATGAAGTTCGGATTATGAATCCGATTCGCATGGAATCCAAGGGGGTTCGTCCTTTAGATTATAGTGGCGGCAACACTTTAGCGAATTATACATACTTGCGTGACGTGTGCTACCGGGTTAAGGCTCATTTTGAGTTTAATCTTAACCGCCCGGATATGGCATTTGATCGTAATGAAAATAAACATCATAACATCCTTAAGCGCTCCTTGAAAGCAGGCGGTCGCAGAGATATTTTTCTTGGAACGCGTGAATGCCAGGCTTATGTCGAGCCATGTGAATTCGAGGCTGGCAAGGGATTCTATGACCATTACGGCGATATTCATTTCGGTACGATGGTTCATGGCTTGAATTACCCGGATGAGACGGGACGAAATCAGCTGGAGGTTCGCCTATGGCAGCCGGTTATGAAGGACGGCGTCATATGTTTTATTCGGCCGGAGGAGTGCACTCAAGTGAGGGTTATTTCCGAGATGCTTCCGAAGCGTTTCGACGAAACGAATGTAGAGTCGGCAATCGAGCTGGACGCACAGTTGGATAGAGAGGTGAATCTATGA
- the cas8c gene encoding type I-C CRISPR-associated protein Cas8c/Csd1, which yields MSWLLSLYETYEANIEQAGKMEKKINKKNQTEQEYTLLPVSHTTQNAHIEVIVTEDGEFLTASVIDKSDVSTLIPCTEDSANRAGSKVAPYPLHDKLSYVAGDFTAYGGEIKKEDPYAAYIKQLGEWAESPHAVAKVKSIHRYLSKQTLIQDLISERVLFVDSSNKLIDRWDDAAKALYGEKPAIYSLLPGDIAAAFIRFDVYSPDKPPVKVWRDPEMYQSFIQFYSGQLGKEDLCYVTGQNLPQTEKHANKIRNAADKAKLISANDTSGFTFRGRFNASQEAASISYEVSQKAHNALKWLIIRQGKIIDDRVFLIWGNDDLNLPGIEEDSFTLVLSPSASEEMPSQVSFTNKEFAREVIKAIDGYRNRLASYNEAKVNIMILDSATTGRMAVLYYRNLNKEFYLDRLKNWHTTCVWEHRYRKSSDGEFIAFYGAPATKDIAFAAYGPRASDKVVKGLMERMLPCIVDERPIPSDITNSVFRRASNPVSMDKWEWEKTLSIACALIKKNLKEEYDVALDQTNEHRDYLFGRLLAVADVLERRALGPEENRATNAIRYMNAFASHPARTWATIQSRLQPYQEKMGAKASYLSRVIDEIGDKILVNDFNDKPLSGVYLLGFYSQRNELYKKKNVEDDSEESPIQ from the coding sequence ATGAGCTGGCTATTGAGTTTATACGAGACCTACGAAGCCAATATCGAGCAGGCTGGGAAAATGGAAAAGAAGATTAACAAGAAAAATCAAACGGAACAGGAATATACGCTGCTGCCTGTATCGCATACGACTCAAAATGCCCATATCGAAGTGATTGTAACGGAAGATGGAGAATTTCTAACCGCATCCGTCATTGATAAAAGCGATGTGAGTACGCTGATTCCTTGTACCGAGGACTCGGCCAACCGGGCTGGCTCCAAGGTCGCTCCATACCCGCTGCATGATAAGCTCAGCTATGTTGCCGGGGATTTTACCGCTTATGGCGGTGAAATCAAGAAAGAAGATCCTTATGCGGCATACATCAAGCAGCTTGGCGAATGGGCTGAATCACCGCATGCGGTTGCAAAGGTGAAAAGCATCCATCGGTATCTTAGCAAACAAACGCTTATACAGGATTTGATCAGTGAGCGAGTGCTGTTTGTGGATTCGTCCAACAAGCTGATTGACCGGTGGGACGACGCGGCCAAAGCACTCTACGGCGAGAAGCCGGCGATTTATTCTTTGCTCCCGGGCGATATTGCGGCTGCCTTTATCCGTTTTGATGTGTACTCACCGGACAAGCCGCCGGTAAAAGTATGGAGAGATCCGGAGATGTATCAATCATTTATCCAGTTCTACAGCGGTCAGCTGGGTAAAGAAGATTTATGTTATGTGACCGGACAAAATCTGCCTCAGACGGAGAAGCATGCAAATAAAATTCGTAACGCAGCAGATAAGGCAAAATTAATTTCGGCAAACGACACAAGCGGATTTACTTTCCGGGGGAGATTTAATGCCAGTCAGGAAGCAGCAAGCATCAGCTACGAAGTATCCCAGAAGGCACATAATGCACTGAAATGGCTTATTATCCGGCAGGGGAAGATCATTGATGACCGGGTATTTCTTATCTGGGGTAATGACGATCTGAACCTTCCTGGTATTGAAGAAGACAGCTTCACACTTGTGCTTTCTCCATCCGCAAGCGAAGAGATGCCGTCTCAAGTATCGTTTACAAACAAAGAATTTGCCCGCGAAGTGATTAAAGCAATTGACGGTTATCGCAACCGGCTTGCCAGTTATAACGAGGCGAAAGTCAATATTATGATTCTGGATTCGGCGACAACGGGTCGGATGGCTGTGTTATATTATCGCAATTTGAATAAGGAATTTTATTTGGATAGACTGAAGAACTGGCATACTACCTGCGTCTGGGAACACCGATACCGCAAGAGCAGCGATGGAGAGTTCATAGCCTTCTACGGAGCTCCGGCTACTAAAGACATCGCGTTTGCTGCATACGGTCCCCGGGCGAGCGATAAGGTTGTTAAAGGATTGATGGAACGGATGCTGCCTTGCATTGTGGACGAGCGTCCTATTCCTTCAGATATTACAAACAGTGTATTTCGTCGTGCTTCCAATCCAGTTAGCATGGACAAGTGGGAATGGGAGAAGACGCTTAGCATTGCTTGCGCTCTAATTAAGAAAAACCTGAAGGAGGAGTACGACGTGGCGCTTGATCAAACAAACGAACATCGGGATTATTTATTTGGGCGATTGTTAGCAGTAGCAGATGTGCTGGAGCGGCGTGCGCTAGGTCCAGAGGAGAATCGAGCTACAAATGCAATTCGTTATATGAACGCATTCGCCAGTCACCCGGCGAGAACGTGGGCAACCATACAGTCCAGATTACAGCCTTATCAGGAAAAAATGGGAGCAAAGGCTTCGTATTTGTCACGGGTCATTGATGAAATTGGCGATAAAATTCTAGTGAATGACTTCAACGACAAGCCTCTCTCCGGTGTATATTTGCTTGGTTTTTATAGTCAGCGGAACGAGCTTTATAAGAAGAAAAATGTCGAGGATGACTCTGAAGAATCGCCTATTCAATAA
- the cas4 gene encoding CRISPR-associated protein Cas4, with translation MEDNEDEYLMLSGIQHFQFCKRQWAFIHLEQQWVENVKTIEGSHLHRKADQPFTREKRGDKLIVRAMPVKSVSLRISGVCDVVEFIRDERGVNISGGEEKYAVYPVEYKRGKPKRGNEDILQLAAQAICLEEMLVCEVDTGYLYYNEIKHRVEVPLTEEIKRKVRAIVAEMQDLYKRQHTPKVKTGAFCKSCSLQSICLPELMSKRSVRSYIEGKLKE, from the coding sequence ATGGAAGATAACGAAGATGAATATTTAATGCTGTCTGGTATACAGCACTTTCAATTTTGCAAGCGCCAATGGGCATTTATACATCTGGAACAGCAATGGGTTGAAAATGTAAAGACGATCGAAGGTTCTCACTTGCATCGGAAAGCCGACCAGCCTTTTACACGTGAGAAACGCGGGGATAAACTGATCGTGAGAGCGATGCCGGTGAAGTCTGTGAGCCTTCGAATTTCTGGCGTATGTGATGTTGTCGAGTTTATTCGGGACGAGCGAGGCGTGAATATTAGCGGCGGAGAAGAAAAATACGCTGTTTATCCGGTAGAGTATAAGCGCGGGAAGCCGAAGCGGGGAAACGAGGATATTCTGCAATTAGCTGCTCAAGCCATCTGTTTGGAAGAGATGTTAGTGTGCGAAGTGGACACCGGTTATCTGTATTACAACGAAATCAAACATCGTGTTGAAGTGCCGCTCACCGAAGAAATCAAGCGGAAGGTGAGGGCAATCGTTGCCGAGATGCAGGACTTGTACAAACGTCAGCATACGCCAAAGGTAAAGACAGGAGCTTTCTGCAAGAGCTGTTCTCTTCAGTCCATATGCTTGCCTGAACTGATGAGCAAGCGTTCGGTTCGCAGCTATATTGAAGGGAAGTTGAAGGAATGA
- the cas1c gene encoding type I-C CRISPR-associated endonuclease Cas1c codes for MKKLLNTLYITQPDAYLSLDGDNIVVLKEQERIGRVPLHNLESIVSFGYHGASPALMGYCAERHIALLFYTASGRFLAKVIGESNGNVLLRKKQYAISEDEHRSVGIARNFIIGKLYNHKWILERMTRDHPMRINVAQFKEVSQHLSELLLEIRACNNLARLRGLEGQAAYSYNKLFDAMILQQREDFYFHSRSRRPPLDNVNAMLSFAYSLLANDMAAALEGVGLDAYVGFLHRDRPGRVSLALDVMEELRGVYADKFVLSLINKKVVSKNDFVRKENGAILLTEDARRTFLSAWQSKEQEIITHPFLNEKIPWGLVPHAQALLLARFLRSDMDEYPPFLWK; via the coding sequence ATGAAGAAGCTGCTGAATACACTGTATATCACCCAGCCGGATGCTTATTTATCATTGGACGGAGACAATATCGTCGTACTGAAGGAACAGGAACGAATCGGTAGAGTTCCGCTGCATAATCTCGAGTCTATCGTTTCCTTTGGCTATCATGGCGCAAGCCCTGCTTTAATGGGCTACTGCGCGGAACGCCATATTGCACTTCTTTTCTATACGGCAAGCGGCCGTTTTCTGGCAAAAGTGATCGGGGAAAGCAACGGGAATGTACTTCTAAGGAAGAAGCAATATGCGATATCTGAGGATGAACATCGGTCTGTCGGGATCGCTCGAAATTTTATTATTGGCAAGCTGTATAATCATAAATGGATTCTTGAACGTATGACACGGGATCATCCGATGAGGATTAATGTCGCGCAATTCAAAGAAGTCTCGCAACATCTGTCGGAGCTGCTTCTGGAGATTAGAGCATGTAATAATTTGGCGCGTTTGCGGGGACTCGAAGGTCAGGCAGCCTACAGTTATAACAAGCTGTTTGACGCAATGATTTTGCAGCAACGTGAGGATTTCTATTTTCATTCGCGTTCCCGAAGGCCTCCGCTCGACAACGTGAATGCTATGTTATCGTTTGCCTATTCCTTGCTTGCGAATGATATGGCAGCTGCCTTAGAAGGTGTTGGACTTGATGCTTATGTCGGGTTCTTGCACCGTGATCGGCCGGGACGGGTATCATTGGCGTTAGATGTCATGGAGGAGTTACGCGGCGTCTACGCGGACAAATTCGTCCTTTCTCTTATCAACAAGAAGGTTGTAAGTAAAAACGATTTTGTCAGGAAAGAAAACGGGGCTATTTTGTTGACAGAAGATGCGAGGCGAACTTTTTTGTCAGCGTGGCAAAGCAAAGAGCAGGAGATCATCACGCATCCTTTTCTTAATGAGAAGATACCTTGGGGACTTGTTCCGCACGCGCAGGCGCTGCTCCTTGCACGATTTCTGCGAAGTGATATGGATGAGTATCCGCCATTCCTGTGGAAATAG
- the cas2 gene encoding CRISPR-associated endonuclease Cas2 — MLVLVTYDVSTLSSAGQRRLRLASKLCQSYGQRVQNSVFECVVDAAQLTLLKIKLGEIINPDEDSLRIYQLGNHYKNKVEHIGVKPSLDLEGPLIM; from the coding sequence ATGCTGGTGTTAGTCACCTATGATGTAAGTACACTAAGCAGCGCAGGTCAACGCAGACTAAGACTGGCATCGAAACTGTGCCAAAGTTACGGTCAACGTGTTCAGAACTCTGTATTCGAATGCGTAGTGGATGCAGCCCAGCTTACTTTATTAAAAATTAAGCTAGGTGAAATTATTAACCCGGACGAAGACAGTTTACGTATCTATCAGCTTGGCAACCATTACAAGAACAAGGTTGAACATATTGGTGTAAAGCCATCATTAGACTTGGAAGGGCCGCTAATTATGTGA
- a CDS encoding xanthine phosphoribosyltransferase — translation MKVLEDRIRQEGLILSETVLKVDSFLNHQVDTELALEIGREFGRLFAGQGITKVLTIEASGIQFAMAAGIALKVPFVYAKKKKAVTQAEQMYTAPVTSFTRGETYQVSISRHYLGPDDKVLIVDDFLATGAALVGLVTIVREAGAQLAGVGCVIEKGFQEGRGLLEEMGVRVHSLARISSMAPGEVQFVDHNDPIRIKEKV, via the coding sequence GTGAAAGTACTGGAAGATCGCATACGCCAAGAGGGACTCATTTTATCCGAGACGGTGCTGAAGGTGGACTCTTTCTTAAACCATCAGGTCGACACCGAGCTAGCGCTCGAGATTGGCCGGGAGTTCGGCCGCTTGTTCGCGGGCCAAGGCATTACGAAGGTGCTGACGATCGAAGCCAGCGGCATTCAGTTTGCCATGGCGGCGGGAATCGCACTGAAGGTGCCGTTCGTGTACGCCAAAAAGAAGAAAGCGGTCACGCAAGCCGAGCAGATGTATACGGCTCCGGTCACTTCTTTTACACGCGGTGAGACGTATCAAGTCAGCATCTCCCGCCATTATTTGGGGCCGGATGATAAGGTGCTGATCGTCGATGATTTTCTGGCTACGGGAGCCGCGCTTGTCGGCTTGGTCACCATCGTTCGTGAAGCTGGCGCTCAGCTTGCCGGCGTCGGTTGTGTCATTGAAAAAGGATTCCAGGAAGGCCGAGGGCTGCTGGAAGAGATGGGCGTCCGCGTCCATTCGCTGGCCCGGATTTCCTCGATGGCGCCGGGCGAAGTCCAATTTGTGGATCATAACGATCCGATTCGTATAAAGGAGAAGGTATAA
- a CDS encoding nucleobase:cation symporter-2 family protein: protein MLSKKKVFALGLQHVLAMYAGAVVVPLIVGGQLGFNAAQMAYLIAADLFTCGLATLLQAMGTKYFGSRLPVVLGCTFTAVGPIIAVASGSNLATVYGAIIIAGLFVVLAAPLYGKLLKFFPTVVTGSVVTVIGLSLIPAALNNVAGGDGSADFGAPRNLLLALFTLIVILLVNRFGKGFLRSISVLVGLVAGTLAGWAMGMVNFASVGDASWFSIVKPFYFGTPQFSITAIVTMIIVNIVSMVESTGVYLAVGKATNQKVEQRQIVNGLRSEGAAIMLGGIFNAFPYTAFSQNVGLITLTKVKTRNVIFAAGGIMVVLGLLPKLAAITTIIPNAVLGGAMIVMFGSVAASGISILSEVNLREERNLLIVACSIAVGLGSAAVPAVFEKLPDFAKMLTQSGIVTGSLTAIVLNLLMSRKPDETSQASTEA, encoded by the coding sequence ATGCTTAGCAAGAAAAAGGTTTTTGCTCTCGGATTGCAACACGTGCTCGCCATGTATGCCGGCGCGGTCGTCGTGCCGCTGATCGTGGGAGGGCAACTTGGTTTTAACGCTGCACAGATGGCGTATCTGATCGCCGCTGACTTGTTTACATGCGGCCTCGCAACGCTGCTGCAAGCTATGGGGACTAAATATTTCGGCAGCCGCCTGCCGGTAGTTCTAGGCTGTACGTTTACGGCAGTTGGACCGATTATTGCCGTGGCATCCGGTTCTAATCTGGCGACGGTGTACGGGGCGATTATTATAGCCGGTTTATTTGTTGTGCTGGCTGCGCCGTTGTACGGGAAGCTGCTGAAGTTTTTCCCGACGGTCGTAACCGGATCGGTCGTTACGGTCATCGGCTTGTCTCTTATTCCCGCAGCCTTGAATAATGTGGCGGGCGGCGACGGCAGTGCCGATTTTGGCGCTCCGCGCAATTTGCTGCTCGCATTGTTTACGCTGATCGTCATTTTGCTTGTGAACCGGTTTGGGAAGGGATTCCTGCGGTCGATTTCCGTACTGGTCGGCCTTGTCGCCGGTACGCTGGCAGGCTGGGCAATGGGGATGGTTAACTTCGCTTCGGTTGGGGATGCATCTTGGTTCAGCATCGTGAAACCTTTCTATTTCGGTACGCCGCAGTTCAGCATAACCGCGATCGTTACGATGATTATCGTCAATATTGTCAGCATGGTGGAATCGACAGGCGTTTATTTGGCAGTTGGCAAAGCGACGAACCAGAAGGTCGAGCAGCGGCAGATTGTTAACGGCTTGCGTTCGGAAGGCGCCGCGATTATGTTAGGCGGCATATTTAACGCCTTCCCGTATACGGCTTTTTCGCAAAATGTCGGCCTTATTACATTGACCAAGGTGAAAACGCGCAATGTTATTTTTGCGGCAGGCGGCATCATGGTCGTGCTGGGCTTGCTGCCGAAGCTGGCCGCCATTACGACTATCATTCCGAATGCTGTGCTGGGTGGGGCTATGATTGTCATGTTCGGTTCGGTGGCTGCTTCCGGCATCTCCATTTTGTCCGAGGTCAACCTGCGCGAAGAGCGAAACTTGCTGATCGTCGCTTGCAGCATCGCCGTTGGTCTTGGTTCGGCAGCTGTTCCCGCAGTGTTTGAGAAGCTGCCTGATTTTGCAAAGATGTTGACCCAAAGCGGCATCGTAACCGGCTCGTTGACTGCCATCGTGCTTAACTTGCTGATGAGCCGCAAACCGGATGAAACTTCACAGGCTTCTACAGAAGCATAA